In one window of Hevea brasiliensis isolate MT/VB/25A 57/8 chromosome 10, ASM3005281v1, whole genome shotgun sequence DNA:
- the LOC110650985 gene encoding tyrosine-protein phosphatase DSP1 isoform X1 — MTLDHKTTANSEGEVCKTIEVVLVDRRDLSPPSPAVLTSPVVGDDLTFIPPLNFAMVDNGIFRSGFPDSANFSFLQTLGLRSIICLCPEPYPEPNTDFLKANGIKLFQFGIEGYKEPFVNIPEDTIREALKVVLDMRNHPVLIHCKRGKHRTGCVVGCFRKLQRWCLSSIFDEYQRFAAAKARVSDQRFMELFDVSTLKHSPMSFSCSKR, encoded by the exons ATGACACTTGACCACAAAACCACCGCCAACTCCGAAGGTGAGGTGTGCAAGACCATCGAAGTGGTCCTTGTTGACCGCCGCGATCTCTCTCCGCCGTCTCCTGCCGTCTTAACATCTCCGGTCGTCGGAGATGACCTCACCTTTATTCCACCTTTAAACTTCGCCATGGTTGATAATGGCATCTTCAGGTCCGGTTTTCCTGACTCTGCTAACTTCTCCTTCCTACAGACGCTTGGACTTCGCTCCATCAT ATGTCTGTGCCCTGAGCCGTATCCGGAGCCGAACACGGATTTTCTTAAGGCCAATGGGATTAAGCTTTTTCAGTTCGGGATCGAAGGTTATAAG GAGCCTTTTGTAAACATTCCAGAGGACACAATTCGCGAAGCATTAAAAGTTGTCCTTG ATATGAGGAATCACCCAGTTTTGATACATTGTAAACGAGGGAAG CACCGAACTGGTTGTGTTGTGGGTTGCTTTAGAAAATTGCAAAGGTGGTGCCTATCATCCATCTTCGACGAGTACCAGAGGTTTGCAGCTGCCAAGGCTAGGGTTTCAGATCAAAGGTTCATGGAGTTATTTGATGTTTCTACCTTAAAGCATAGCCCAATGTCATTTTCATGTTCCAAGCGATAA
- the LOC110650985 gene encoding tyrosine-protein phosphatase DSP1 isoform X2, with the protein MTLDHKTTANSEGEVCKTIEVVLVDRRDLSPPSPAVLTSPVVGDDLTFIPPLNFAMVDNGIFRSGFPDSANFSFLQTLGLRSIICLCPEPYPEPNTDFLKANGIKLFQFGIEGYKEPFVNIPEDTIREALKVVLDMRNHPVLIHCKRGKHRTGCVVGCFRKLQRWCLSSIFDEYQRFAAAKARVSDQRGRES; encoded by the exons ATGACACTTGACCACAAAACCACCGCCAACTCCGAAGGTGAGGTGTGCAAGACCATCGAAGTGGTCCTTGTTGACCGCCGCGATCTCTCTCCGCCGTCTCCTGCCGTCTTAACATCTCCGGTCGTCGGAGATGACCTCACCTTTATTCCACCTTTAAACTTCGCCATGGTTGATAATGGCATCTTCAGGTCCGGTTTTCCTGACTCTGCTAACTTCTCCTTCCTACAGACGCTTGGACTTCGCTCCATCAT ATGTCTGTGCCCTGAGCCGTATCCGGAGCCGAACACGGATTTTCTTAAGGCCAATGGGATTAAGCTTTTTCAGTTCGGGATCGAAGGTTATAAG GAGCCTTTTGTAAACATTCCAGAGGACACAATTCGCGAAGCATTAAAAGTTGTCCTTG ATATGAGGAATCACCCAGTTTTGATACATTGTAAACGAGGGAAG CACCGAACTGGTTGTGTTGTGGGTTGCTTTAGAAAATTGCAAAGGTGGTGCCTATCATCCATCTTCGACGAGTACCAGAGGTTTGCAGCTGCCAAGGCTAGGGTTTCAGATCAAAG AGGAAGGGAATCCTAA